Proteins co-encoded in one Streptomyces sp. NBC_01571 genomic window:
- a CDS encoding extracellular solute-binding protein — translation MHSTSRQRRLTAVALTTLALAVSATACSSGSDSSGSKDAAGGTYTVWDPYPQFAKGSDWAKLLDQCGTKAGVKIKRTAFDTSDLANKTLLAAQQSNSPDILIVDNPVVSTLAEAGVLTTADDNKLDTSKTDANLLAAGQSGGKTYGTPIGANTLALYYNKEVLKKAGVDASSVKDWESLTAALAKVKKAGKKGITFSAIGTEEGSFQFLPWFWGSGAKLTALDSAQGVTALSLWKGWLDNGYAPNSVLNNTQTTSWQEFASGDYAFSENGTWQLANAKKAGFDYGVIPIPAAEGGNAAAPTGGEFVTIPVQNDSARYGTSQKLVTCLTSGDALYKTDTTLSYVAPTREVQDKQVAANADLKPWADAVRAARGRTSDDLGTKYPKISEQMWKAVQAALSGSKSPKDALSEAQSAVK, via the coding sequence ATGCACAGCACCTCCAGACAACGCCGTCTGACCGCCGTGGCCCTGACGACCCTGGCCCTGGCCGTCAGCGCCACCGCCTGCTCCTCCGGCTCGGACAGCTCCGGATCGAAGGACGCCGCCGGCGGTACCTACACGGTCTGGGACCCGTACCCGCAGTTCGCCAAAGGCTCGGACTGGGCGAAGCTGCTGGACCAGTGCGGCACCAAGGCGGGCGTGAAGATCAAGCGGACGGCCTTCGACACCAGCGACCTGGCCAACAAGACTCTGCTGGCGGCCCAGCAGAGCAACTCCCCGGACATCCTCATCGTCGACAATCCGGTGGTGTCGACCCTCGCCGAGGCGGGTGTGCTCACCACGGCCGACGACAACAAGCTGGACACCTCCAAGACCGATGCCAACCTGCTCGCGGCCGGCCAGTCCGGCGGCAAGACGTACGGCACACCGATCGGCGCCAACACCCTGGCCCTCTACTACAACAAGGAGGTGCTGAAGAAGGCCGGCGTGGACGCCTCCTCGGTCAAGGACTGGGAGTCGCTGACGGCGGCGCTGGCGAAGGTCAAGAAGGCGGGCAAGAAGGGCATCACCTTCTCGGCGATCGGTACCGAGGAGGGCAGCTTCCAGTTCCTGCCGTGGTTCTGGGGTTCGGGTGCGAAGCTCACCGCACTCGACTCCGCGCAGGGCGTCACCGCACTGTCCCTGTGGAAGGGCTGGCTCGACAACGGCTACGCTCCGAACTCGGTGCTCAACAACACCCAGACCACCAGCTGGCAGGAGTTCGCCAGCGGTGACTATGCGTTCAGCGAGAACGGTACCTGGCAGCTCGCCAATGCCAAGAAGGCCGGCTTCGACTACGGGGTGATTCCCATCCCCGCCGCCGAGGGCGGCAACGCCGCGGCCCCTACCGGTGGCGAGTTCGTGACCATCCCGGTCCAGAACGACTCCGCCCGCTACGGCACATCCCAGAAGCTGGTCACTTGCCTGACCAGCGGCGATGCCCTCTACAAAACCGACACCACGCTGTCCTACGTGGCCCCCACCCGTGAAGTCCAGGACAAGCAGGTGGCCGCAAACGCCGACCTGAAGCCGTGGGCCGACGCGGTCCGGGCGGCCAGGGGCCGTACCAGCGACGACCTGGGCACCAAGTACCCGAAGATCTCCGAGCAGATGTGGAAGGCCGTCCAGGCCGCTCTCAGCGGCTCCAAATCGCCCAAGGATGCGCTGTCCGAGGCGCAGTCGGCCGTCAAGTAA
- a CDS encoding carbohydrate ABC transporter permease has translation MRTDAVTKTGWKTAVGLLLTGVMLFPVYWMINVSLTRDQDMRKSPPDLFPTHGTLAGYRTVLDEQLPYLGTSLVVALGTVVLTVALAAPAGYALAKLRPRGGGLLSFVLLAAQMIPGIIMAMGFYAVYLQLGLLQSVPGLIVADSTLAVPFAVLIFTAFMSGIPGELLQAAQMDGARALRTFWSIVLPMSRNAVVTVSLFAFLWSWSDFVFANTLVNGGAREPITLGIYHYIGNNNQEWNAIMATAVVASLPAAVILVLAQRYVAAGVTTGAVKD, from the coding sequence ATGAGAACGGACGCTGTCACGAAGACAGGCTGGAAGACGGCCGTCGGCCTGCTGCTGACGGGGGTCATGCTCTTCCCGGTCTACTGGATGATCAACGTGTCCCTCACCCGCGACCAGGACATGCGCAAGAGCCCGCCGGACCTGTTCCCCACCCACGGCACCCTGGCCGGCTACCGCACCGTCCTCGACGAGCAGTTGCCTTACCTCGGCACCAGCCTGGTGGTCGCCCTCGGTACCGTCGTGCTGACCGTGGCCCTGGCCGCGCCCGCCGGCTACGCCCTGGCCAAGCTGCGCCCGCGCGGCGGCGGCCTGCTGAGCTTCGTCCTGCTGGCCGCCCAGATGATCCCCGGGATCATCATGGCGATGGGCTTCTACGCCGTCTACCTCCAGCTCGGCCTGCTCCAGTCCGTGCCCGGCCTGATCGTCGCCGACTCCACTCTGGCCGTCCCCTTCGCGGTGCTGATCTTCACCGCCTTCATGTCGGGTATACCCGGCGAGCTGCTCCAGGCCGCGCAGATGGACGGAGCGAGGGCGCTGCGGACCTTCTGGTCGATCGTCCTGCCGATGAGCCGCAACGCCGTCGTCACGGTCTCGTTGTTCGCCTTCCTGTGGTCCTGGTCCGACTTCGTCTTCGCCAACACCCTGGTCAACGGCGGCGCCCGGGAGCCGATCACCCTCGGCATCTACCACTACATCGGCAACAACAACCAGGAGTGGAACGCCATCATGGCCACCGCGGTCGTGGCGTCGTTGCCCGCCGCGGTCATTCTCGTCCTCGCCCAGCGCTATGTGGCGGCCGGCGTGACCACCGGCGCCGTCAAGGACTGA
- a CDS encoding IS5 family transposase (programmed frameshift): MGKRQSRPWIVSDELWSLIEPLLPEPGPKLVEGRPRVPDRQALCGILFVLHTGIQWEYLPQELGFGSGMTCWRRLAAWNEAGVWDQLHLVLLKQLRAAKQLDWSRAVIDSSHVRAARPGPKSGPSPVDRARPGSKHHVVTDAQGIPLAVSLTGGNRNDVTQLLPLIDKIPAVAGVVGRPRRRPDALLADRAYDHDKYRRLLWQRGIRPVIAERGVEHGSGLGTFRWVVERTIAWLHGFRRLRVRWERRDDIHEAFLGLATCLITHRHVQRLC, translated from the exons GTGGGGAAACGTCAGTCGCGGCCGTGGATCGTGTCGGATGAACTGTGGTCGCTCATCGAGCCGTTGCTGCCCGAGCCGGGACCCAAGCTGGTCGAGGGTAGACCAAGGGTGCCGGACCGGCAGGCCTTGTGCGGGATCCTGTTCGTGCTGCACACCGGCATCCAATGGGAGTACCTGCCCCAGGAGTTGGGCTTCGGCTCGGGCATGACCTGCTGGCGGCGCCTGGCCGCGTGGAACGAAGCCGGCGTGTGGGATCAACTGCACCTGGTGCTGCTGAAACAGCTGCGGGCAGCAAAGCAGCTGGACTGGTCGCGGGCGGTGATCGACTCCTCGCACGTGCGGGCGGCCCGGC CGGGGCCCAAAAGCGGACCCAGCCCGGTCGATCGCGCGCGGCCGGGCAGCAAACACCACGTCGTCACCGACGCCCAGGGCATCCCGCTCGCGGTGTCGCTGACCGGCGGGAACCGCAACGACGTCACCCAGCTCCTGCCCCTGATCGACAAGATTCCGGCCGTCGCGGGAGTCGTCGGCCGACCCAGACGCAGACCCGATGCCCTGCTCGCCGACCGCGCCTACGACCACGACAAGTACCGGCGCCTGCTGTGGCAGCGCGGTATCCGCCCAGTCATCGCCGAACGAGGCGTCGAGCACGGCTCCGGCCTGGGAACTTTCCGGTGGGTGGTGGAGCGCACCATCGCCTGGCTCCACGGCTTCCGCCGCTTACGCGTCCGCTGGGAACGACGCGACGACATCCATGAAGCCTTCCTCGGCCTCGCCACCTGCCTCATCACCCACAGGCACGTCCAACGCCTTTGTTAG
- a CDS encoding carbohydrate ABC transporter permease, which translates to MNDTKQLSDRRSALDRVGAVAASTRAARDRRRPASPQWAAWGFLAPVTVYLALFYAYPLYRNLDLSLRDYTVRSFVQGDAPFTGLVNYRKVFDDPVFAPALLHTAVFTAVCLVFQYAIGLALAVFFNQNFRLSATLRALFLVPWLLPLIVSSSTWSWMLNSDSGVVNAVLHAVGIGPVNWLTSPSWSLTSVIIANIWIGVPFNLVVLYSGLQSIPGSLHEAAALDGANAWQRFWRITFPLLRPVSAITLLLGLVYTLKVFDLIWIMTKGGPADSSTTFATWSYQLGFGNLLPAFGPGAAVGNLLVVAALVFGLIYVRVQRKQALS; encoded by the coding sequence ATGAACGACACGAAACAGCTCTCGGACCGCCGGTCCGCGCTCGACAGGGTCGGGGCGGTCGCCGCCTCGACCCGAGCCGCGCGAGATCGGCGCCGTCCGGCCTCCCCGCAGTGGGCAGCCTGGGGCTTCCTCGCCCCGGTCACCGTCTATCTCGCCCTCTTCTACGCCTATCCGCTCTACCGCAACCTCGACCTGAGTCTGCGCGACTACACCGTCCGCTCCTTCGTCCAGGGCGACGCGCCGTTCACGGGCCTGGTGAACTACCGTAAGGTTTTCGACGACCCGGTCTTCGCGCCGGCCCTGCTGCACACCGCGGTCTTCACCGCCGTATGCCTGGTCTTCCAGTACGCCATCGGGCTCGCCCTCGCGGTCTTCTTCAACCAGAACTTCCGGCTTTCGGCCACGCTCCGGGCCCTGTTCCTGGTCCCCTGGCTGCTGCCGCTGATCGTCTCCTCCTCCACCTGGTCGTGGATGCTCAACAGCGACTCGGGTGTGGTCAACGCCGTTCTGCACGCCGTTGGCATCGGGCCGGTGAACTGGCTGACCTCGCCGTCCTGGTCGCTCACCTCGGTGATCATCGCGAACATCTGGATCGGCGTCCCCTTCAACCTGGTGGTGCTCTACAGCGGTCTGCAGTCCATCCCCGGGTCACTGCACGAGGCCGCCGCCCTCGACGGCGCGAACGCCTGGCAGCGCTTCTGGCGCATCACCTTCCCGCTGCTGCGGCCGGTCTCCGCCATCACGCTGCTGCTGGGCCTCGTCTACACCCTCAAGGTCTTCGACCTCATCTGGATCATGACCAAGGGCGGCCCGGCGGACTCGTCGACCACCTTCGCCACCTGGTCCTACCAGCTCGGTTTCGGCAATCTCCTGCCGGCCTTCGGCCCGGGTGCGGCCGTCGGCAACCTGCTCGTGGTCGCCGCTCTGGTGTTCGGCCTGATCTACGTCCGTGTCCAGCGAAAGCAGGCGCTGTCATGA
- a CDS encoding amylo-alpha-1,6-glucosidase produces MTAALSGPAFSVHDIPFSAYGSWFDISPVIAEKTYAEDLHLVSHQNGMHGVLRLVPLEPVGGGRAETRVEAIPGLLSWVGESGRVELAYEAPDAVRLRGSGLDFGVLAAVRTLTPFSGTYFFHDPAANAHVFTSYETGRRYRVTVLSGTLADAPGDQALGSSDRGVTVTAEADGHWEVAVEELDTARPPYASSASFDDIASAAQGAFTDFVDAVAPWRSEATPAAELAAYVVWSATVAAKGLVTRPGVLMSKHWMDKVWSWDHCFNALALASGAPELAWHQFHLPFDHQDESGALPDSVTHSEVLYNFVKPPIHGWAFGHLRRSLPTHLGRAELTEVYERLERWTGFWLTVRRAPGAELPYYQHGNDSGWDNATTFDPGRVVVTADLTAFLVLQLRELEALARELGRPDEASRWVGAAEEIQAALLDQLWTGERFVARSAGTGETWSSASLLDLMPIALGEHLPAEVTSALADRIKAHLTPYGLATELTTSPHYRADGYWRGPIWAPATVLIEDGLRRAGHLRLADDISARFRALCETHGFAENFDALTGTGLRDRAYTWTASSYLLLARDHHLRLAGTGSDDAVA; encoded by the coding sequence ATGACCGCCGCACTGTCCGGCCCGGCATTCTCCGTCCACGACATCCCGTTCAGCGCGTACGGGTCCTGGTTCGACATCTCGCCCGTGATCGCGGAGAAGACGTATGCCGAGGACCTCCACCTCGTCTCGCACCAGAACGGCATGCACGGTGTCCTGCGTCTGGTCCCCCTGGAACCGGTGGGAGGCGGGCGGGCCGAGACCCGCGTCGAGGCGATACCGGGCCTGCTCAGCTGGGTCGGCGAGAGCGGGCGCGTCGAGCTCGCCTATGAGGCCCCGGACGCCGTACGCCTTCGGGGCAGCGGCCTGGACTTCGGCGTCCTCGCCGCCGTACGGACCCTCACCCCGTTCAGCGGAACGTACTTCTTCCACGATCCGGCCGCGAACGCGCACGTCTTCACCTCGTACGAGACCGGCCGCCGATACCGGGTCACCGTACTGTCCGGCACCCTCGCGGACGCGCCCGGAGACCAGGCCCTGGGCAGTAGCGATCGCGGTGTCACTGTGACAGCGGAGGCAGACGGCCACTGGGAGGTCGCGGTCGAGGAACTCGACACCGCTCGCCCGCCCTACGCATCCTCGGCGTCCTTCGACGACATCGCGTCGGCCGCGCAGGGAGCGTTCACGGATTTCGTGGACGCGGTGGCGCCCTGGCGTTCGGAAGCCACCCCCGCCGCCGAACTCGCAGCCTACGTCGTCTGGTCCGCGACCGTGGCGGCGAAGGGCCTGGTCACCCGGCCGGGCGTGCTGATGTCCAAGCACTGGATGGACAAGGTCTGGAGCTGGGACCACTGCTTCAACGCACTCGCCCTGGCGTCGGGTGCGCCGGAGCTGGCCTGGCACCAGTTCCATCTGCCCTTTGACCACCAGGACGAGAGCGGCGCCTTGCCGGACTCGGTCACCCACTCCGAAGTCCTCTACAACTTCGTCAAGCCGCCCATCCACGGCTGGGCCTTCGGCCACCTGCGGCGCAGTCTGCCAACCCACCTGGGCCGGGCCGAACTGACCGAAGTATACGAGCGCCTGGAGCGCTGGACCGGCTTCTGGCTCACGGTGAGGCGCGCGCCCGGCGCCGAACTGCCTTACTACCAGCACGGCAACGACAGCGGGTGGGACAACGCCACCACCTTCGACCCCGGGCGGGTGGTCGTCACCGCAGACCTCACCGCCTTCCTCGTCCTCCAGCTCCGCGAACTCGAGGCACTGGCACGAGAGTTGGGCAGACCGGACGAGGCGAGCCGGTGGGTCGGGGCAGCCGAGGAAATCCAGGCGGCGCTACTCGACCAGCTCTGGACCGGAGAGAGGTTCGTCGCGCGCTCGGCCGGGACCGGGGAGACCTGGAGCAGCGCCAGTCTCCTCGACCTGATGCCCATCGCGCTGGGTGAGCACCTGCCCGCCGAGGTCACCAGCGCGCTGGCCGACCGCATCAAGGCCCACCTGACCCCGTACGGCCTCGCCACCGAGCTGACCACCTCCCCGCACTACCGGGCCGACGGCTACTGGCGCGGCCCGATCTGGGCCCCCGCCACCGTCCTCATCGAGGACGGCCTGCGCCGCGCCGGCCACCTCCGACTGGCGGACGACATCAGCGCCCGGTTCCGCGCCCTGTGCGAGACCCATGGCTTCGCCGAGAACTTCGACGCCCTGACCGGTACCGGCCTGCGTGACCGCGCCTACACGTGGACCGCGAGCAGCTACCTCCTCCTCGCCCGTGACCACCACCTCCGCCTCGCGGGCACCGGGAGCGACGACGCCGTCGCCTGA